The following proteins are co-located in the Neosynechococcus sphagnicola sy1 genome:
- a CDS encoding MBL fold metallo-hydrolase, protein MHLTRIDLNSWIVQMAGQTVLIDPWLVDPLVFYGWPWLFTASHITPPVFTPETLPPIDLILISQGLDDHCHRPTLRALDHDLPVVGSPTAAKVVQRLGYPQVTPLLPWQTHRQGQLAMTAVPGAILQGQRENGYMLQDLSTGTTLYYEPHLFDPTLGIEQHFSQIEGAIAPVVGQIFPGLGTVIMGPEQAITLVTTLKPKFFVPTSVGNIQTRGLLTTLIQSVGSVAEFRQRLIDSGATTQLLTPEPGETLDLRSWERKAMPH, encoded by the coding sequence TGATTTAAATTCTTGGATTGTGCAGATGGCTGGGCAAACCGTGCTCATCGATCCTTGGTTGGTCGATCCTCTGGTGTTCTATGGCTGGCCTTGGTTGTTCACGGCTTCCCACATCACTCCCCCAGTGTTTACCCCCGAGACCTTGCCCCCCATTGACCTGATCCTGATCTCCCAAGGTCTGGACGATCACTGCCATCGCCCCACCCTCAGAGCCCTGGATCACGATCTGCCGGTGGTCGGCTCTCCCACGGCGGCTAAGGTGGTACAACGCTTAGGCTATCCCCAGGTAACCCCCCTCCTCCCGTGGCAAACCCATCGCCAAGGTCAGCTAGCAATGACAGCGGTTCCAGGGGCAATTCTTCAGGGACAGCGGGAAAATGGCTATATGTTGCAGGATCTAAGCACTGGCACCACCCTCTACTATGAGCCGCACTTGTTTGATCCCACCCTGGGAATCGAGCAACACTTCTCCCAGATAGAGGGGGCGATCGCCCCGGTGGTGGGGCAAATTTTCCCTGGCCTCGGAACTGTCATCATGGGGCCAGAACAGGCTATTACCCTAGTAACAACTTTGAAGCCCAAGTTTTTTGTCCCCACCAGTGTAGGTAATATCCAGACCCGTGGATTACTCACGACCCTGATTCAGTCCGTTGGCAGTGTTGCTGAATTTCGCCAGCGGTTGATTGATAGCGGTGCAACCACCCAACTATTGACGCCTGAACCTGGTGAGACCCTGGATCTCCGTTCCTGGGAACGCAAGGCAATGCCCCATTAA